From Nymphaea colorata isolate Beijing-Zhang1983 chromosome 6, ASM883128v2, whole genome shotgun sequence, a single genomic window includes:
- the LOC116255911 gene encoding MADS-box protein GGM13-like encodes MESGSATKRRGWLLKKARELALRHDDQVGLIIFSSSRQMFKYCSPNSSMLQIIDRFKKASGTQIQEEDDKQQIYREMTKMKNENNKLRATMRQLTGEDLTTLTKNRSEFL; translated from the exons ATGGAGAGCGGGAGCGCCACCAAGCGGCGGGGCTGGTTGCTGAAGAAGGCCCGTGAGCTCGCCCTTCGCCACGATGATCAGGTCGGACTCATCATCTTTTCCAGCAGCAGGCAGATGTTCAAGTACTGCAGTCCCAACTCCAG CATGCTCCAGATTATTGATAGATTCAAGAAAGCATCAGGCACTCAAATTCAGGAAGAGGATGATAAACAG CAGATATACCGTGAGATGACGAAAATGAAGAATGAGAATAACAAGCTGCGAGCAACCATGCGACAGTTAACTGGGGAGGATCTCACCACTCTCACCAAAAACCGATCTGAGTTTCTCTAG